ACTGGCTCAAGAAGGCGTCGCGGCGTGCAGTGCCAAGGGCTACAATGTCTCGGTCGCGGTGGTCGACCGCGCCGGCTTGCTCCGGGCGCTTTTGCGGGCCGATGCCGCTGGTCCTCACACCGTCGGTGCCGCGCAGGCAAAGGCGTTCACCTCGGCTTCTTCTCGTTCGCCGACGAGCGCGATAGCAAAAACGGTGCAGGAAAATCCCGGGGCCGCCGGCGTGGCCGACATTCCCGGATATCTGGTCCTCGCCGGTGGCGTTCCCATCAAGATCGGCGATGAAACCATCGGTGCGATTGGCATCGGCGGCGCCCCTGGCGGGAACCTGGATGAAGAATGCGCCGTGGCTGCCTTGGACAAGGTCAAGGACAAGTTGAAGTAGATTCTGCCTGGGCTGTTTGCATTTTCATCCGCCGCCCGCCTTCGCGCCGGCGGCGGAGTTCGTTTTTCGCTTCTTCGCCCAGGAGAACACCGCCTGCGGCCCGCTCGGCTCACCCGCCGTCTTGCCCTTTGCCGGCGCTTGGACAAAGATTTCACAAGAGGCATTGGGGGAGTGGACGTGGCGGGCCTTCAACGTGAGCATGGCAGAAATGCCCGGGATGTTTCGCTACTCGTGCATAGTTTGCTGTGGGCGGCGCTGTCGGTTGCGGCGTTTTACACTGCTGGGCCGTATTCGTTCGCGAGCTGCTGGGTGGTAATCCCGATATACATACGACCACTCGTCTGGATGTATTTTGCGTTCGCCGCTTATTGTGCCGGGACACTTCTGTTGTCGGCGGCAATCCCCACGCTGCGGCAGACCAGCTACTTCCAAATCGCCGGACACGGCATAATTGCAGTCCTCGGAATAGTTGTTTGCGGGCTGGCTGCGACTGCTGCTGCCGGGCAGGTAAGCTGTCTCTAGGCACCCCAAGTGCCGCTCTTTCATGTCTGAATCCTCCGAAGTCTTTGCGTGATAGTTTGTAGTGCTCGACAGCAATAGGACCGCGTGATTTGCTCTCCCAAAGAATCGGGGGAAAAAGCATGGGGAAAACGTTTTCGCTCAACCTGTCGATACTGGCGTTACTCTCGGCTCTAGCAATTGCCGGGTGTCAGTCATCTAGTGAGGTTTCTCATGGACCCGCGAAAAGCGCGGGCGGTTGGCTCCAATATGACGCCGCCATGCGTCAGGCCGACAAAATGCGCGCCCGCAACAAGTTGCCAGTTTCCATCCAGTGCAGGGTCGTCGGTGGAACATCTTCCGATCCTGTTCGCGCTGTCAAAGTCAAATGGTCTTCGACCGACAAGGCCATCCGGTGGACGTGGGCTGTGGGCAATGATCGTGATTTTGCGAACGCAAATGCCGCCGCCGCCGCTAACGGCCTTAGAATAGCGTCCAAATCTCGTACGATCGATGAGCGAACCAACCTACCCTCGGTCTGCGCGATCTGGCACAGCAGACCAGGAAAATGAGAGATACCAAGCCGCGTGCTTCTGGCGCCGAGCTTAGCCTGTCATCTTTCAGCGACCAGTCTCTCACGAGGCCTTTGCGCACACTTAACCGAGACGGCAATCTTCGGCGGCCGTTGCCTACCAGCGCGCGTAGAGGACTATGTGCCTTTGCGGGAGACTAGTCGCGGCGTGTCAAACTCCGAAGGTTCGTTAACACGCTGCGAAGTGAAATCCGATGCGTTCAAAAGCCGCCCAAGACGCGCCTCTATGCAGCCTATGCAAAGGAACTCTTCGTCGGTCAGGCCGTGCTCGTTGGGAACCATAGGCGGCATGCCCGCTTGGGCCCATATCTCAGGTAGCACCATGTACCACTCCCAAGTTCCCTTGGTTACCGGGCGCGGCGTCGTATCTAGCCCGCAATCCTGGCAAATGGCCCCCATCCGCAACGCCTCTCTGAGAATCCAGCCAGGGCGGATGCCACGGCTTTGGCCAAGATATCAGATGGCTCCTAAAATCTCGCGCCGGGCTACCCTCCCGACTGGCTGCTGGCCATGGCCCGAAGCCATGATCTCCAAGTGTCGAGGCGCAGCAGCTTACCCTGCTAGCTCTAAGCCGCCTGCTTCTGGCGCTTCAATCTGCTTTCGATCTAACGCCGCGTAAGGGTTTAGTTGCGATCCGAAGGCCGAATCTATCGATACAGCGTTGGATCTCTGGCCTTTTCAGTTCTGCAATCCCCCGCTCGCTGGACGGCGATCGCAAAAGCCCTCTCGTAGACGTGGATGGCTTTCTGGAACTTAGACCGATCTGGCGTCAGATGCTTATCCATCCCGTCGTACAAAATGACGGGGAGAGCAAGCATGGCTCTACCACCTTCAGTCGGCTCAAACCGGCATCTCTGCGTCACGGCGACCATATCGCCGGCCATTGTCGCAGCCTTGCTCAAATAGGCGTCACTCTTCCCAGCCAAGAAATTGATGTTGTTTCGCTCCCCTTGTCCGGCTGAAGCAGACGACGCAGCGAAGCAAATTCCTGCACAGAATGCAGCGACAGCGAGCCCAAATTTCATTAGTCCCCCAAAATTATCTCCGGAACTTACGTTCCCGCATAGGTGAATAGCTGTCAAAGTTTTCCGCTGCGGGGCTCTCGGCAAAAAACTAGTTTTATTTAACGCAATAAATATGGGCTAAGTGACGATTTCCCCGAAAAGGTTGCCGTCTTGCCCTTTGCCAGCACCTGGGCAAAGCTTTCATGACGGGCATTGAGGAGAATGGGCATGACCAAACCAATGGATCTGGGCAACCCGGAAGACGCATGGCAGTTGCGGGCTACGAGCGTTACGCAGAGTTTCGGTGTCGCATTGCGTGAGCTGCACGACAGCAACCCCTGGCCTGACCAACCCTTCCTGCCTTTGGCCATCAATCACCTGATGACCGAATTGTGGGATCAGCGGTTCAGCCAAACAGATATACGGGAAGCTTTCGAGACGGCGATTGCGGACCTGCCGAGATATGCGGGCGGACAGGAGCGCAGGCGTTAGCCACGATCTCGCAAAGTCTCCGCGCCACGCCCAACCCACCACCGCCGCCCGCGATCTTGAGGGCGACGACAACTATTAATAATTTCGCATCGTTTCGATTGCCGAGCAACGGAAGACGGAATACTGCTTCCCGATGAAGAAATTTTGGCCCTTGTTCTTTGCTGCCAGTCTGGGATGCCTGATCCTGGCCGGGTACAGCCTGTACACGGGTGGTAGCGTTGCGTCTCCCAGGGAAGCGCAATGCTCTCGTATCCTTCAAAGATACGCCAATGAGGGACAGCCGCCCGAGCGGGGTACTGTCGACTATTTCGAATATGCGGATTGCTATCGCATTATCTGCGATCCCGAACCGAGTTCCTGACCTTTCGCGGGGTAGCGCTATCAGCCGCCCGATTGCGGCGTCTGTCTGCCCTGCCGCCCCTCAACCCGCTTCGAACGCTTCCTCGATGCGGGGGATGGCTTCCAGGCCGGCGCCGGCGATGATGCTGTCGAGCAGGCCGGGGAAGCGGCTGTCGAGATCGGCGCGGCGCAGCGTGATGAGGCGGCTGGTGCCGACCACTTCGGTGCGGGTGATGCCGGCTTCGCGCAGCTTGGCCAGGTGGTAGCTGAGATTGGTCTTCGAGCCGAGCGCCAGGAAGCGGCTGCAGTTCATCGGCACGCCCTCGCGGCGGGCGAGGTGGGCGACGATGGCGAGCCTGGTCGGATCGCCGAGCACGGAGAGCACCAGCGGCAGGCTGATCTGGTCGGTGGTGGGGTGCGGCAGGGTCATCGACATGCGCCCAAGGTAAGGCCTGTTTCGGCCCGGTTCAATGCGCCGGCAAACCGCCGGTTGCGCGGTCCACTGACATGAGGCTGACAGGAGCCTTGTGGCATGGAATTGACAAATCGCCAAGTCAGGTTCAATTGTTCAATGATTTTTGAACAAAGGATCATGCCATGGACAAGCGCATCTTCTGGCTCGCGCTCGGTTCCTTCACCATCTCGACCGAGGGGTTCGTCGTCTCCAGCCTGTTGCCGGAGATCGCCACCGACGCCGGCATCTCGGTGCCGCTGGCCGGCACCCTCATCACCGCCTTCGCGCTGGCCTATGCGGTCGGCGCGCCGGTGCTGGCGACGCTGACCGGCGACTGGGACCGCCGCCGCGTCATCCTGTGGACGCTGGCCTTCTTCGTGCTCGGCAATGTCGTGGCCGGGCTGTCCTCCTCCTTCGCCGTGCTTCTGGCCGCCCGCATCGTGATGGCGCTGGCGTCCGGCCTGTTCGCCGCGACCGCGCAAGCGACAGCGGTGGCGATGGTCGACAGCCATCACCGCGCTCGCGCCATCGCCGTCGTCGTTGGCGGCACAACGGTGGCGGTGGCGATCGGCGCACCGCTGGGCGCATTGCTGGCGACCTTCGCCGGCTGGCGCGGCACCTTCTTCGCCATTGCCGCCTTCGGCGCGCTGGCCGGGCTGGTGCTGGCATGGCGGCTTCCACGCGGCATGACCGGCACGCGGCTGTCGCTGCAGGCGCGGCTGGGCGCCGCGCTGCGCCCCGGCGTGCTGCCGGTGCTGGCGACGACGCTCTTGGCGCTGACCGGCGCCTTCACCGTGTTCTCCTACATCGCGCCTTTGGCCATGCAGGGCGCCGGCCTCGGCGAGATCGCGCTGCCGGCGCTGCTGCTCGCCTTCGGCGTCGGTGCGGTCGCCGGCAACATCGCCGGCGGCCAGCTGGCCGACCGCATCGGCGCAACGCGCACGGTCGGCGGGTCGCTGGCGCTTTTGACCGGCATCATGGCGCTGTTGTCGGCGGTGCCGGCGTTGCCGCCCGCGCTGGCGGTGCCGCTCTTGTTCGCGCTGATGGTGCTGTGGGGCCTGATCGGCTGGGCGCTACCGCCGGCGCAGGCCAGCCGCATCGTCAAGCTGGCGCCGGACGCTGCACCCATCGTGCTCTCGCTCAACGCCTCGGCACTGTATTTCGGCGTGGCGCTGGGCGCCGTGGTGGGCGGCGCGGTGCTGCGCTTCGGCGGGCCGGTCGACCTCGGTGTCGTCGCCGCGCTGTTCCCGCTGGCGGCGCTCGGCGTGCTGCTGGCCAGCCGCCGTGGCGCCGAGCCGGCGGCGGTGCCGGCGGAGTAGGTCGCGTTTAGTTCGGCCTGCCGTTTGCCGTAAGGCTCCGCGACGAGAACCAGACATCGCCGAAGATGGCGGTGGCGGTCTTGTCCGGGGCCTTTTTCGCGGTCAGCACCAGCGAGCGGCTGTGCTCGGCTTCTGCGCGAGTGGGAGCCTTGGTGGCGGCATCGCTGTGCGAGGCGCCGACGCAGGGGATGAACCAGGAGCGCATGAACGGATCGCAGGCAAAGCCCTTGTCGAGGCGCGTGACCATGACGGCGAGCCCGATCGCCTCGGACGGCCGCCAGGGGAAGACCAGCCGGCCACCGGGCTTGAGCGCCTGCAGCCATGATGCCGGCGGTGCCACGACACCGGCGCAGACATAGACGATGTCGGCGGCGGGCAGCTCCGCTTGCACGGCGTCGGCGTGGATCACGGTGACGTTGTCAAAGCCGGCGAGGTTTTCGCGCGCCCGCTTGGCGAGATCGGCTTCGAGCTCATAGGCCGAAACGCTGCCGCCGGGCGCGACCAGCTTCGACAGGATGGCGCTGTAGTAGCCGGTGCCGGCGCCGACATGGACGACATGTTCGCCGGGCCTGGGCGCCGCCCTGGCCATCCACATGGCGTGCAGCAGCGGCTCGCCATTGTTGATGCCCTTGGCATGGTCCAGCGCAACGAGGTTGTTCTGGTAGATGTAGACGGGATCGGCGCTCGGCGTTTCGACGGGATGCTTGAAACCGGCGACGATGGTCCACGGGCCGGGGCCAAGGAAGGCTTCGCGCGGTACGGTGGCGAAGGCCTTTTCCAGGCGCGGGTCCTGGGCGCCTGCCTGCAAGGCGAGCAGGCGGGCATAGAAGCGGCGGACTTCGGCGATCTTGGTCATGGCGCTCGGTCAAAAATTTGCGGCGGCGCGGAATTGCTTCCGCGCCGCCGTTCATCCTAGCGCATTTTCGCGAATTGCAACCGGGCTTAGCCGAGCCCGATGATGGTGTCGTAGAGCAGCTTGAAGTTGAGGCCGAGGATGAGTGCTGCCACCACCCAGGCCAGCACCGCGACGCCGCGCGAGATGGCGAAGGAACCCATCTTCTCGCGGTCCGAGACGAAATGGACCAGCGGGATGACCGCGAAGGGAAGCTGCATGGACAGGACGACCTGGCTGAACACCAGAAGCTCGGCCGTGCCCTTTTCGCCATAGAGCGCGGTGACGACGACCACCGGGATGATGGCGAGGCCGCGGGTGAGCAGCCGGCGCGCCCATTGCGGGATGCGCAGATGGAGAAAGCCCTCCATGACGATCTGGCCGGCGAGCGTCGCAGTCACCGTCGAATTGAGGCCCGAGGCGAGCAGGGCGACGGCGAACAAGGTCGAGGCGATGCTCAAGCCCAGCAGCGGCGACAGGAGCTGGAAGGCCTGGCCGATCTCGGCGACGTCCTGGTTGCCGCTGCCGTGGAAGGCGACGGCCGAGACGATGAGGATGGCGGCGTTGACGAACAGCGCCAGCATCAGCGCGATGGTGGAATCGAGCGTCGCCCATTTGATGGCGTCGCGCTTGCCGGGTTCGGTGCGCGGATAGGCGCGGGTCTGCACGATGGAGGAGTGCAGGTAGAGATTGTGCGGCATGACCGTGGCGCCGATGATGCCGATGGCGACATAAAGCATGGCCGGGTTGGTGACGATCTCGGACGAAGGCACGAACAGGCCATGCAGGATCGAGCCGGCCGGCGGCGCTGCGGCGAAGATCTGCACGGCGAAACAGCCGAAGATGACGATGAGCAGGGCGATGACGAAGGCTTCGAGATAGCGGAAGCCCTTGTTCATCAGCAGCAGCACCAGGAAGGCGTCGAGCGCGGTGATCAGCGCGCCGCCGATCAGCGGGATGCCGAACAGAAGGTTGAGCGCGATGGCGGTGCCGATGACCTCGGCGAGGTCGCAGGCGATGATGGCGAGTTCGCAGGCCACCCACAAGGCGTAGGCGACGGGCTTGGGATAATAGGCGCGGCAGGCCTGGGCGAGGTCGCGGCCGGTGGCGATGCCGAGGCGGGCGGCCAGCGCCTGCAGGAGGATCGCCATCAGGTTGGACAGCATGATGACGAAAAGCAGCGTGTAGCCGAACTGGGCGCCGCCAGCGAGGTCGGTGGCCCAGTTGCCGGGATCCATATAGCCGACGGAGACCATGTAGCCAGGGCCCATGAAGGCGAACAGCCGGCGGAACCAGACGCCGGTGGTTGGCACGGCGATGGTGGAATTGACCTCCGGCAGGCTCGGCCTGGCATCGCCCATCGGCCGGAAGAATTGCCTGCCGGCGGATAGCGTGTCGGCGGTCTCGGCGTCTTGCATGCTTATGATCCTGCGGGGAATGTATGAACTGGCAGGGTGAACTTATGCCCATGCTCAACATTATGCAATATGCTATATTTCATTGTCTTGGCTTTTTGATTGTGCCAGCTTTTTCGCTTAAGGGGCGACTAGAGCGCTGTTCCGCTTCGGGTGGTGCAGCACGAAAAAGGGCGGGTTTCCGGTACGTTCGGCGTGGCGGCATAAATGTCCCTGAAAAATCAAAGCCCATGCTATAAAAGCGGAAGGCCGGATCAGTCCTGGGAGAAACGATTGGCGTCGAGACCGAAATCCGTTCCGCGCGACGAGCCGCTGCCGGATGCCGAAGTGCATTCGGAAGGTTTTCGCCAGACCCGCGAAGCGCGCCGCAGCGCGCTGGTGGAGGATTATGTCGAGCTGATCGCCGACCTGATCGAGGACGGCAACGAGGCGCGCCAGGTTGATATCGCGGCGCGGCTGGGCGTGGCGCAGCCGACGGTGGCCAAGATGCTGACCCGGCTGTGCGCCGACGGGCTGGTGTCGCGCAAGCCCTATCGCGGCGTGTTCCTGACCGACGCCGGCCGCAAGGTGGCCGAGGAAAGCCGCGACCGCCACCAGACGGTGGAGGCTTTCCTGCGCGCGCTGGGCGTGAGCGCGGAGACGGCGCGCATCGACGCCGAAGGCATAGAGCACCATGTCAGCGCCGAGACGCTGGGAGCCTTTCGCAAGGCGATGGCGAAGGGGTTGTAAGGGCCGCGGGCTACAGGCCCCGGGAGCCCCGCTTAGTTTTTAAAGTAGCCCGGCCCGTCGACATCGGCGATCAGCCCCGGCTGGTTCGGGTGCCAACCAAGCCATTCCCGGGTCTGTGCGCTCGACGTCGGATTGTCCATCGCCGCGAAATGCGCAAGCCAGCCGAAATGGGCGTTCGCTTCCTCGTGCGACAGGCTGACGATAGGGAGCTGCAAGCGGCGACCGACGACCTCGGCAATCTCGCGGAACGGAATGCCTTCCTCGGCAACCGCGTGGTAGCGGGCGCCGGCCGAACCCTTCTCAACCGCCAGCCGGAAAAGTCGTGCGGCATCGATGCGGTGTACGCCCGGCCAGCGGTTCTGTCCGTCACCCACATAGGCCGACGCGCCTTTGCGGCGTGCAAGATCGATCAGCATCGGCACGAAGCCGTGATCCCCCTCGCCATGCACCGAGGGCGCGAGGCGCAGAACCGAAACATTGATGCCCCGGCTTGCAAGCGCTGCAGCGGCTTCTTCCGACGCGACACGCGGATTCGGGCCGGAAATGGCCGCATCGTTTTCGGTGGCGAGCGGGCGTCCCTCAAGCAGGCCGGTCGCCGAGGTGACGACCAAGGGGCGACCGGAACCGGAAAGCGCCGAGCCGAGCGCGTCGATGACACGCCGGTCGGTCTCGCAGCTCTCCTTGAATTTCGAGAAGTCGTGGATGAAGCCGGTGTGGATCACGCCGTCGGCGGCCGCCGCGCCACGGCGCAGGCTGTCGAGGTCATCGAGCGAGCCGCGATGCGCGGTGGCTCCAGCCGCCGTGAGGGATGCAGCCGCACCCTCGGAGCGGGCGAGGCCGATGACCTCGTGTCCGGCCGCGAGGAGGTCCTGAACCACGGCGGAACCGACAAAGCCGGTGGCACCAGTAACGAATATACGCATGAAGATGGTCTCCTGACTGGAATGGAGACCGATGTGGATCAGTGTGATATCCTGGTAAAGTAGTGATGTTATACAGGTATAATAACTAACAGGACGAACATGCCGGTCGTTGGCGAAAATCAGACGAGCGTGGTCTGCATGGCGGAGAATGCGCTCGGCAACTATCTGAAGGGGCTGCGGGCGAAGCTCGATCCGGCAGCCTTCGGTCTTTCAGGCGCGCGGCGGCGCACGCCGGGCCTGCGGCGCGAGGAGGTGGCGCAGCGCGCCAACATCAGCGCCACCTGGTACACCTGGCTGGAGCAGGGGCGGGGCGGTGCGCCTTCGGCCGACGTGCTCAACCGCATTTCGCGCGCGCTGATGCTGACCGATGTCGAGCGCGAACACCTGTTCCTGCTCGGGCTCGGCCGGCCGCCGGAGGTCCGCTACCGGCCATCGGAAGGCGTTTCGCCGCGCCTGCAGCGCGTGCTGGACGCGTTCGAGATCAGCCCGGCCTACATCAAGACCGCGACCTGGGACGTGGTGGCGTGGAACGCGGCCGCGGCCGCGGTGCTGACCGACTACGGCATGCTCGCGCCCGAACAGCGCAATATTCTGCGCCTCGTCTTCCTCAATCCACGCGTCCGCGCAAAACAGACGGACTGGGAAGGCGTCGCCCGGTTCGTCGTGGCGGGTTTCAGAGTCGATGCCGCGCGTGCAGGCGCCGGCGAAAACGTCCGGGCGCTGGTGCAGGAACTCAGCCTGCTGAGCCCGGAATTCGCCGAGATGTGGCGCGAGACCGACATCCGCGCTCATTTTGAAGGCGCCAAATATCTGCAGCATCCCTCCGGCGGCATGATCGCCCTGGAGTTTTCGGCCTTCGCCGTCGACGGCAGGCCGGACCTCGGCATGGTGGTCTACAATCCGGCGACGCCGCAGGACGAGGAAAAGGTGCGGGCCCTGATCAAGGCAAGCGAAGCGGCAAGGAAGGCTCCGGCCGAACCCGCCTGAGCGCACCCGTTACAGCGTCGAAGCCAAAAGTGAAGATTGGCGTCCCGGCGCGGCCGTCTGTGCCAGAGTTGGGATGGGATTTTTCGGGCTTTCGCGCATGCCCGCCAAACCAAAAATCCTGTGACTTGCCACAACCGTTGCGATAACACTGATCGCATTCGGCCAAGCGGCCGAAGCGCTATTCAATACGAGGACTTGCCATGCTCTGGAGAGGTCGCCGTCAGAGTGACAATATCGAGGACGATCGCAGCGACAGCGGCGGTGGCACGCCCGGCGGCCTGGGTGGCGGCCCCGGCCAGTTTCGCATCCCGATCGGCGGCCGCGCCGGCGGCGGCGGTCTCTCGGGCATCATCATCCTGGTGGTGCTCTATTTCGGGCTGAAGTTCCTCGGCATCGATCCGATGCAGGTGCTGGGCGGCGGTGGCGGGCTGCTGGACAGCGGCAGCGGCAACGGCCAGTACACGCAGTCCGGCCAGCCCGGGCAGGGCGCGCCGGCCAATGACGAGATGAAGCAGTTCGTGGGAACGGTGCTGGCCGAGACGGAGGACGTCTGGAACGGCATCTTCAAGGCCAATGGGCTGACCTACGAGGAGCCGAAGCTGGTGCTGTTCAGCGGCCAGATCCGTTCGGCCTGCGGCTTCGCCTCGGCCGCTTCCGGGCCGTTCTATTGCCCGAGCGACCACAAGGTCTATCTCGACATGGCCTTTTTCGATCAGCTCGCCAACCAGTTCGGCGCATCAGGCGATTTCGCCAATGCCTATGTCGTGGCGCACGAGGTCGGCCACCATGTGCAGAACCTCACCGGCATCCTGCCCAAGTTCAACCAGATGCGGCAGCG
The genomic region above belongs to Mesorhizobium terrae and contains:
- a CDS encoding ArsR/SmtB family transcription factor, encoding MTLPHPTTDQISLPLVLSVLGDPTRLAIVAHLARREGVPMNCSRFLALGSKTNLSYHLAKLREAGITRTEVVGTSRLITLRRADLDSRFPGLLDSIIAGAGLEAIPRIEEAFEAG
- a CDS encoding protein-L-isoaspartate O-methyltransferase family protein, yielding MTKIAEVRRFYARLLALQAGAQDPRLEKAFATVPREAFLGPGPWTIVAGFKHPVETPSADPVYIYQNNLVALDHAKGINNGEPLLHAMWMARAAPRPGEHVVHVGAGTGYYSAILSKLVAPGGSVSAYELEADLAKRARENLAGFDNVTVIHADAVQAELPAADIVYVCAGVVAPPASWLQALKPGGRLVFPWRPSEAIGLAVMVTRLDKGFACDPFMRSWFIPCVGASHSDAATKAPTRAEAEHSRSLVLTAKKAPDKTATAIFGDVWFSSRSLTANGRPN
- a CDS encoding Nramp family divalent metal transporter, with product MGDARPSLPEVNSTIAVPTTGVWFRRLFAFMGPGYMVSVGYMDPGNWATDLAGGAQFGYTLLFVIMLSNLMAILLQALAARLGIATGRDLAQACRAYYPKPVAYALWVACELAIIACDLAEVIGTAIALNLLFGIPLIGGALITALDAFLVLLLMNKGFRYLEAFVIALLIVIFGCFAVQIFAAAPPAGSILHGLFVPSSEIVTNPAMLYVAIGIIGATVMPHNLYLHSSIVQTRAYPRTEPGKRDAIKWATLDSTIALMLALFVNAAILIVSAVAFHGSGNQDVAEIGQAFQLLSPLLGLSIASTLFAVALLASGLNSTVTATLAGQIVMEGFLHLRIPQWARRLLTRGLAIIPVVVVTALYGEKGTAELLVFSQVVLSMQLPFAVIPLVHFVSDREKMGSFAISRGVAVLAWVVAALILGLNFKLLYDTIIGLG
- a CDS encoding MFS transporter → MDKRIFWLALGSFTISTEGFVVSSLLPEIATDAGISVPLAGTLITAFALAYAVGAPVLATLTGDWDRRRVILWTLAFFVLGNVVAGLSSSFAVLLAARIVMALASGLFAATAQATAVAMVDSHHRARAIAVVVGGTTVAVAIGAPLGALLATFAGWRGTFFAIAAFGALAGLVLAWRLPRGMTGTRLSLQARLGAALRPGVLPVLATTLLALTGAFTVFSYIAPLAMQGAGLGEIALPALLLAFGVGAVAGNIAGGQLADRIGATRTVGGSLALLTGIMALLSAVPALPPALAVPLLFALMVLWGLIGWALPPAQASRIVKLAPDAAPIVLSLNASALYFGVALGAVVGGAVLRFGGPVDLGVVAALFPLAALGVLLASRRGAEPAAVPAE
- the mntR gene encoding manganese-binding transcriptional regulator MntR, which encodes MASRPKSVPRDEPLPDAEVHSEGFRQTREARRSALVEDYVELIADLIEDGNEARQVDIAARLGVAQPTVAKMLTRLCADGLVSRKPYRGVFLTDAGRKVAEESRDRHQTVEAFLRALGVSAETARIDAEGIEHHVSAETLGAFRKAMAKGL
- a CDS encoding GlcG/HbpS family heme-binding protein, yielding MKKLVCASFALFAIGSAASAEELHERNISLATATELAQEGVAACSAKGYNVSVAVVDRAGLLRALLRADAAGPHTVGAAQAKAFTSASSRSPTSAIAKTVQENPGAAGVADIPGYLVLAGGVPIKIGDETIGAIGIGGAPGGNLDEECAVAALDKVKDKLK
- the ypfJ gene encoding KPN_02809 family neutral zinc metallopeptidase, producing the protein MLWRGRRQSDNIEDDRSDSGGGTPGGLGGGPGQFRIPIGGRAGGGGLSGIIILVVLYFGLKFLGIDPMQVLGGGGGLLDSGSGNGQYTQSGQPGQGAPANDEMKQFVGTVLAETEDVWNGIFKANGLTYEEPKLVLFSGQIRSACGFASAASGPFYCPSDHKVYLDMAFFDQLANQFGASGDFANAYVVAHEVGHHVQNLTGILPKFNQMRQRMSEVDANHMSMQVELQADCFAGVWGHYTAQKGLLEKGDLESALNAAKQIGDDTLQKKMQGYVVPESFNHGTSAQRQKWFKAGFDSGKLSSCDTFNNPI
- a CDS encoding helix-turn-helix transcriptional regulator, with the protein product MAENALGNYLKGLRAKLDPAAFGLSGARRRTPGLRREEVAQRANISATWYTWLEQGRGGAPSADVLNRISRALMLTDVEREHLFLLGLGRPPEVRYRPSEGVSPRLQRVLDAFEISPAYIKTATWDVVAWNAAAAAVLTDYGMLAPEQRNILRLVFLNPRVRAKQTDWEGVARFVVAGFRVDAARAGAGENVRALVQELSLLSPEFAEMWRETDIRAHFEGAKYLQHPSGGMIALEFSAFAVDGRPDLGMVVYNPATPQDEEKVRALIKASEAARKAPAEPA
- a CDS encoding SDR family oxidoreductase; translated protein: MRIFVTGATGFVGSAVVQDLLAAGHEVIGLARSEGAAASLTAAGATAHRGSLDDLDSLRRGAAAADGVIHTGFIHDFSKFKESCETDRRVIDALGSALSGSGRPLVVTSATGLLEGRPLATENDAAISGPNPRVASEEAAAALASRGINVSVLRLAPSVHGEGDHGFVPMLIDLARRKGASAYVGDGQNRWPGVHRIDAARLFRLAVEKGSAGARYHAVAEEGIPFREIAEVVGRRLQLPIVSLSHEEANAHFGWLAHFAAMDNPTSSAQTREWLGWHPNQPGLIADVDGPGYFKN